CAAAATCAAGTGAAGCAAAAATCAAATCGTGATTCGAAAATACAGGTGAATCTATTTGATTGAAGCGAAGCAAGCGTGATCTACAATTAGAGAGCATCAAATCTAATTGTGATGAACCattactatggaaaaatgttggTTCGCAACCAAAGCTGAACATTTTATGAATGGATAAAATGGATTTAAATCTGGATGTTTTAGCCGAATTGTTATCAAGAAGATTCGTGTTGAAATCGCCTACTAGAagtatattttcaaattttgtccCATATTGAGACAGCAAGGTATCGACTATGTCTGCACAATCTACTTCAGGTGGATTGTAAAAAGTagctaaaaaaatcttttcattgTTTAGTAAAACTTCAATTGCTATATACTCGGAACATGGCGTTCCTGgtgaatatgaagaaaaatcaatGACACTATACTTAAGTCTGTCGTTAACATACACCATGATGCCACCTCCTAGACGCCCCTTTCTATCTTGTCTAACAATGTTATATCCATCAATTTTTAACACAGAATCGTTAATATGTTCATTAAGCCAGGTTTCACTGACACATACAATATCGACCGCAGCGAGCTTTAATATTTGTTTTAATTCATCTAACTTGCAAAGCTTGCGAGCACAAATACTCTGACTGTTTACACTACACACGGATAGTTTTCCTGGATGAAGAGCACACTTCATAACAGTCCCCGGTATGCACAAATTCGTGGAGGCATTATCATAGTAATGACTAGCCATAGGGATTGGAGATGAGCTTAGCAAATAAGAGAAAATAAGTAGAGAGCACTTGCACGATTATAATAGAATGCATAATAATcttcatcaaaaattcaatcataaTTCAACTTTTCAAAAACATGAGCGACGCGAATGTCGAATGAAATCAAACAATTTAACCTATTAGCACTACAAAATCAGGTAATATAATTGCACTGAAGAAAACTTCTAgcccaaaaacaacaccaacagcagcaacagcagcaacaggaaCATCGGCAGCATCAGCATCAGCAGTAACATCATTTAGCTTTTAGGAAGGGAGTCATAGGACCAGAGGAATGGAATACATAGGAGTAAACAGAAACGTAATAGGAAAGGTTATGGCGAAGCTTGTAGATCGCTCTCCGAAAAAATAGGCTTTCCTTGTCCATCAGCACTCTCCTTGATATGTACGATACCAAACTTCGTGTAGACTTTAACTAGCTGTCCTCGTTTTTTCATTTGTAGAGCTTTGGCTCGTAGTTCCCTCGCCGCGGCTCCCAAGTTTTCGTTCACAAAAATACGTTTGTTGGTCGTGAATCCAAGTTCGGAGAGGCAAAGCTTTCGAGAGCGTAAGTAACGAGCGAAGAAATCATTACGTTGCACAGTTATAGCAAACTGAATGAGAATTATATATGCGGTCCCGTTCGATGGAGTGCCTTTGAAGAGTCTCCTGATATCGACGTGTGGAATGTTGTCATCGGTATATCCCAGAGTGCGGTGCCAAACTGAAAAGTACTCCATCAGATTCTCTCCTGAGCGAAATGGAACTCCACTAACGACGAGATCATTAGAACGCAAACTTCTATCCACAGCTACTAGACACTCAGCCTTACTATCAGCAATGGAATTGGTGAGTTGGGTGGTAACTCTGTCACTCTCTTTACGAATACGTTCGAAGTCACTCGCAATATCTGATCTAAGTTTATCCATTTGTGTATGTATGGAATCTTTCAGTACTCTGATTTCATCAATCATATTCTTCTGGTACATAACAAACTGTGACTTCATCATATTGGCCAGTTCTGCAACGTTCATGTCTGCGTCAGTAGTTGATCCGGAACCTTTGTTAGATGTCGTAGTTGAGTTACTTCGAAGACCACGTTCGCTTGCCATGGTGGTTGTGTTGTTGTTGAGATCAAAAACTGCTCGAATTGAACTCCTTTGTTTTTCGCTAATGGCTTATCGATCCAAAGAAGTTAAGATAAATCACTTCTCAATTTCAGCAAAAaccaattgttgattttctggAACACACGCGAAAAACTTCGAAGCCACCTATCGGTTCCCCGATTCGCGAGAAATATATAATTGTTTTTGATAGATAACTGGGTTTTGATCGATTCGCGTCAGCACAATATAGATTACGTGCAAACCATTCTATTGATTTGTCGTACTCTACAATCGTTACCTGTTGGATATCATCACCACCGTCTCGTTGGAAGCAGTTTGTAGCTAATCGTGTATCTGAGATCCAACACATCACGCAGAAAGGGGTTTGGAAGCATGTTGCAGGCGAACAAAATCCTGCAGACATCATCTCTCGCGGTATGAATCCAGCACAGCTTCAGTATCAGCACAACTGGTTCAATGGTCCAAATTGGTTGCTGTGGGACAAAACAAATTGGCCTCACGCAAAGGAATGTACAGAGAGTGATATCGAGCCTATGGATCTGGAAGAAAAAAGTGTTACTGCAGTCCTTCCCATTGCTAACTTCAACGATATTTTTTGTTTACGGTGTTCTTTGTTGGACTTGGTCCGCCTATCATCGTGGATTTTACGCTTTCGTCATAACGCTCAAGCCAGGAACAGAAGTAACCGAAGAAACGGGTTCCTCACAGTGCACGAGCAGGATGAAGGCCTAAGGCTGCTAATTCGGCTATCTCAACAGGAATGTTTTCCCCAAGAACTGGTAGATTTGTTTAAAGGAAAGCAAGTAAAGCCGTCATCCAGAATCGTTTCACTAAATCCTCAGCTAGTGGAGGGCATAATTTGTGTTGGCGGCCGGCTCCAAAATGCAACAATATCTCCCAGTCGCAAGCATCCATTTGTTCTAGACCATCGTCATCCTCTCACAAAATTAATTGTAGTCCATTATCATCGGAGAAATTTTCATATTGGACAGCAGCAGCTAATTGCCATGGTGAGAGAGCGTTTTTGGCCAACAAACATCCGCAATTTAGTCAGAAAGGTGATACATGAATGCATTCCCTGTTTTCGTGCAAAACCCAAGGCCCTGGAGCAATTAATGGCCGATTTACCACCAGAACGAGTAACTCCATGCTGTGCATTTCGTCGTGTCGGCGTTGACTACTGTGGACCATTCTACGTTTCATACCCTCAACGTCGCGGTCGACCCGTCAAATGTTTCGTTGCTCTCTTcgtttgtttagtcaccaaagCAGTACATCTGGAATTAGTAGCAGATCTCTCAACACAAGCATTTTTAGCTGCACTGAAGCGGTTCTCCTCTCGTCGTGGCAAACCTGATCTGATCATGTGTGACAACGCAAAGAATTTTGTTGGAGCAAGGAGGGAGATCGATGAACTTCGAAAACTATTCCAGACTCAACGGTTCCAGGAAACAATGGTGAGAGAAGCTGCTATCGACAGAATACAATTCCGGTTCATACCAGCTAGATCGCCAAATTTCGGCGGATTGTGGGAGTCTGCAGTTAAGTCGTTTAAAACGTTGTTTAAGCGAACTCTTGGCACACGTAGCTTGGTGTACGACGAGATGCAAACAATCCTTGCGCAGATCGAAGCAATCCTGAACTCTCGACCGCTGACACCCATCAGCAATGATCCAGATGATTTCGAAGCTTTAACCCCTGGACATTTCTTAGTGCAAAGACCACTGACAGCGATTGCAGAACCAGACTTGGGAGCTATTCCGGACAATCGATTATCGGCATGGCAGAGAGTGCAGCAGTTCACTCAACAATTGTGGAAAAAGTGGTCGAGCCAATACCTATCGGACCTTCACAACAGAACAAAGTGGACCCGAAAAAGAGATAATCTAGCAGTGGGCACAATGGTTGTTCTGAAGGATGACAATATGCCCCCATTGAGATGGCAGTTAGCTAGAGTTTCCTAAATTCATCCAGGAGAAGACGGaaatgtgcgggtagtcacagtTCGCACTAAGGATGGAAGCTACAGACGCGCAATTTCAAAGGTCTGTATACTGCCTATAAAAGACAATATTCCAACGGCTGATGGGGAGAACTAGGACTCCTCCAACGGCGGAGGTCGAGAGGCCTCCGCAACCCCAGTTAAGTTAtgcgaatttttgaatttcaaaaagctaattgaaatttttttctcagcgtTACTATACCTATTTTTGCTTCTCAAAGCACTTGACACTCGAAGCTTACTTTGCTCGTGTCCTCTATCAGCTGAAAAAAGGTAATATGTGTCGTTTCGGTGGTGGTCCAGATTGCATGAAGGGTGTTACTCATTTTATTAAGTCGGGTTGAGGTTTAAAACCACAACGGTGCCTTGCGCCAGCGCTGTCAACAGCGCCCTGTATCACGTGTCACTAAATCGTGAACTTCGTTTGATTTCTTCGAGGTATGATATTTTATGGATTAAAGGATGTAACAGAAATACAGAGTATCGATCAGAGGTCGCCAAGGAGCATGGAATATTGTCGGCCAGCCTATCTTTGTTGTCATCATCGGAAAATCAAACAGCTTCAGTCAGTTATCCAGCGAGTCATCAACGCCAACTGGCGTCAGCGGAGGCCATGGGGCCTCCATCCAGGGAAGTCGTTTCATGTTTCATAAATTCAAGTTAAAAAACACCCTCTCATCTTATTCAGTGTTTGTCGGATACCATCACCGGAGACATCAGTCCAACAACAGCGTGGAGCAGAACATTTCTACACAACCTCAACGGAGGCACAACAGTTGATCTATGCAGTGAACTCATCATACGCGAAGGTCCAGTCAGTCCACCTGAGTCCAGTTCAGTACACCAAGAAGCAGCCATCAGTAAACGAGTTTTGAAGCAGTAACAGCAGACAAAATATATGCCACTCTCAACCAATAAATCGAACATCGAGTAGAAAAGAACACTGCAATTGAAAGCTGAAACAAAAGTTTGAAATCCAGTGTATTCCAAGGCGGCCGGCTAATGTTGATTCTGTTACTTATCGAGAAACTTAATATCGAGCATCCCTAAGTGTGCTACCGAACAGCTGTGTTTGTTTACGTGAGTGTCTATTGTTTATAAAGTAAATAACAGCAATAGACAAAACAGCTGTTCAGTCTGCAGATAATTCTTCATTCTGCATTTCACAGTGTTCGTGAATATACCACAATTTGAATTTTACGCAAGTGCGTTTGAACTTtgaaaagtgtccgaaaattATTATCCGTGCGCGAACACCCCTGTTTCACATACAATTCTCTGGTTTTCTTTGTATTCACGTAAGCTATAATTTATATCATAATAGTCAGCGAGTAAATGAAGCCAATTTCTTAAGTTTGACAGTTGCATCATTACGAAGCGGTAGCGTATACGTGATTTGTCCCACACGCAAATGTCgcaaaaaacattttcaaccTATTCAAATGACGCAGAGTTGCCAACATTCCAGTTTTTCCTGGATATTGCCCGTTTTATTTAAGCACTCCAGCGAAACAGCCAAAGGCATAAAATTATGAGAATCCTACTCCGCTCCACTTACATCGAAGACCTTTATGAAGCTTATCGTCCTTATCTATCCACTAGAGCCAGTCCCGGGATTTTCTTTCAACAGTTCATCTGTccctagcttatgtgtgaagtttcatgacatttcgtttatttattcaCAACTACAGttgtgtcactacctgagcattcgtgtagaaaatggaaaaataggaATGTCGTGTTTTGATcacacattgatttttgatggGAAAGCgacctatttttatttttaaaaaaccaaaataaagcttattttaggacattttctatGTGACCACCAAATTTTCGATAACGCATTTTAAACGGCGATCAAAAttattcatgcacaactctaacattacgaaaatgctgttgctgttgaaaatccgagttatttcttctttaagttcttccaaattttgtggcttattaacatagcaacggtcttcCTCGCAGCCCCAgaagaagtaatcgacgacgtgaaatgttgaaattcttaccataagaggacaatgtttcattaaggcttcgctTTTttaaatacacgttcttgtaaattgtacatcttgacactaaaaaccatccgattagACTGAAGCTACTCGTAGCTGAATATTATCGTTCTGAAGTGGGGAATGCGACGGAAGTGAAAtatcatcgacggagcgaaaaaaattggtttttaCGACAGCTcgagac
The Toxorhynchites rutilus septentrionalis strain SRP chromosome 2, ASM2978413v1, whole genome shotgun sequence genome window above contains:
- the LOC129765532 gene encoding uncharacterized protein LOC129765532, with product MADLPPERVTPCCAFRRVGVDYCGPFYVSYPQRRGRPVKCFVALFVCLVTKAVHLELVADLSTQAFLAALKRFSSRRGKPDLIMCDNAKNFVGARREIDELRKLFQTQRFQETMVREAAIDRIQFRFIPARSPNFGGLWESAVKSFKTLFKRTLGTRSLVYDEMQTILAQIEAILNSRPLTPISNDPDDFEALTPGHFLVQRPLTAIAEPDLGAIPDNRLSAWQRVQQFTQQLWKKWSSQYLSDLHNRTKWTRKRDNLAVGTMVVLKDDNMPPLRWHVCRIPSPETSVQQQRGAEHFYTTSTEAQQLIYAVNSSYAKVQSVHLSPVQYTKKQPSSSFSQRAVKLRTTPKSDNEITSEVKEVKEVKEVKEVKEAKEVKEVKEVKEVKEVKEVKEVKEVKEVKEVKEVKEVKEVKEVKEVKEVKEVKEVKEVKEVKEVKEVKEVKEVKEVKEVKEVKEVKEVKEVKEVKEVKGVKEVKEVKGVKEVKESP